The following are encoded together in the Tripterygium wilfordii isolate XIE 37 chromosome 3, ASM1340144v1, whole genome shotgun sequence genome:
- the LOC119995338 gene encoding transcription repressor KAN1-like: MPLQGGVFIQQHSSKTNIPDLSLHISPPNTNNSSSINGIIDASFNLSSSFIKSTASGSQPPYSTELSLAHPSKAMEGSTEINHGVSLLGVSSSSSSSDGGLRPIKGIPVYHNRPFPFPSSSPLDHNHKDSKMMSYYQISPSYPYLGHNPHQYSSYGRLPPQTMTPTTRLLNGFSSDKNLQYGSCMDHGMIRSRFLPKFPTKRSMRAPRMRWTSTLHARFVYAVELLGGHERATPKSVLELMDVKDLTLAHVKSHLQMYRTVKTTDRPAASSDGSGEEEIITSIGNNINARQRIFTDQRGPSLDVSLHQQMDYSSTTTSLWSNSSREAWQQSNSNDMDGHRKGSLKQQQGFGRQTEDCDSIQMKGYLESNLYCKNPSLEFTLGRPDWNIGKEHT; this comes from the exons ATGCCCTTACAAGGAGGGGTTTTCATTCAACAACATTCTTCAAAGACAAATATTCCAGATCTTTCCCTTCACATTAGTCCTCCTAATACTAATAATTCTTCTTCAATCAATGGAATTATAGATGCAAGCTTCAATCTTTCAAGCTCTTTCATCAAGAGTACTGCTAGTGGTTCACAACCACCCTATAGTACTGAGCTCTCTCTAGCACACCCATCCAAAGCCATGGAGGGTAGTACTGAAATAAACCATGGGGTTTCGTTGCTTGGTGTATCATCGTCGTCGTCATCGTCGGACGGTGGTTTGAGGCCGATAAAAGGGATTCCGGTGTATCATAACCGTCCATTCCCCTTCCCTTCTTCTAGTCCTTTAGACCACAATCACAAAGATTCCAAGATGATGAGTTACTACCAAATCTCTCCTTCGTATCCCTATTTAGGGCATAACCCTCATCAGTACTCTTCTTACGGCCGGTTACCACCGCAGACCATGACACCAACAACAAGGCTGCTGAATGGGTTTTCATCAGACAAAAACTTACAGTATGGATCTTGTATGGATCATGGTATGATTAGATCAAGATTTCTTCCAAAGTTTCCCACAAAGAGGAGCATGAGGGCGCCAAGGATGCGGTGGACTAGCACTCTTCATGCTAGATTTGTTTATGCTGTTGAGCTACTTGGAGGCCATGaaa GGGCAACTCCAAAGTCAGTTCTGGAGCTGATGGATGTCAAAGATCTCACATTAGCTCATGTCAAGAGTCATTTACAG ATGTATCGAACTGTTAAAACCACTGACAGACCTGCTGCTTCCTCAG ATGGATCAGGAGAGGAAGAGATTATAACCTCAATAGGAAATAATATTAATGCAAGACAAAGAATATTCACAGATCAAAGAGGGCCATCATTAGATGTATCATTGCACCAACAAATGGACTACTCTTCTACTACTACTTCACTCTGGAGTAACTCTTCAag AGAGGCGTGGCAACAATCAAATTCCAATGACATGGATGGGCACAGAAAAGGATCACTCAAGCAACAACAAGGATTTGGAAGACAAACTGAG GATTGTGATTCAATTCAGATGAAAGGATATTTAGAGTCTAATTTGTATTGCAAGAACCCTAGTTTGGAGTTCACATTAGGCAGACCAGACTGGAATATTGGGAAGGAGCATACATAA
- the LOC119993098 gene encoding agamous-like MADS-box protein AGL29 codes for MGRKRTIPLHERDKKSISVTYSKRRKTLFTKAAETSLQYQIPIAVLVSSAGQRQRLKFCGFGNPSVDDVLNSYLGSGSKGAMKIDDRAKALWEEVNGLEVEVKNMREREKKGEGSDHGGDDQWWLRDIEIMGLDELCEFANRLEKLKEDVRVRLESDSNTGDFSGMVDDGEAKNENVEEVIMDWYWKPLLA; via the coding sequence ATGGGAAGGAAGAGAACGATTCCATTGCACGAGCGCGACAAGAAGTCCATCAGTGTCACCTACTCGAAGCGGCGCAAGACTCTTTTTACTAAGGCAGCAGAGACGTCCTTACAATATCAAATCCCAATCGCAGTACTGGTTTCTTCGGCAGGACAGAGACAGCGCCTCAAGTTCTGCGGGTTCGGGAATCCTTCCGTCGACGATGTGCTGAATTCTTATCTTGGCAGTGGCAGCAAAGGCGCCATGAAAATCGATGATCGCGCGAAGGCTTTGTGGGAGGAGGTGAATGGATTGGAAGTTGAAgtgaagaatatgagagagagagaaaagaaggggGAAGGAAGTGATCATGGTGGAGATGATCAATGGTGGTTGAGAGATATTGAAATTATGGGTTTGGATGAGTTGTGTGAATTCGCTAATCGATTAGAGAAACTCAAGGAGGATGTAAGGGTTAGGCTAGAGAGTGATTCTAATACTGGTGATTTTTCTGGTATGGTCGATGATGGTGAGGCCAAGAATGAGAATGTGGAGGAGGTTATTATGGATTGGTACTGGAAGCCATTGCTCGCATAA
- the LOC119995330 gene encoding eukaryotic translation initiation factor 3 subunit J-like produces the protein MEDWEDEQIPSLVSKEQPKSRWDDEDVDEDDVKESWEDEDEPTPALAPEPKPPAEKASKKPVAKAAEKKGKAVEVSKEVPLDPVAEKLRQQRLVEEADYKSTAELFSTRGDEKTLDNFIPKSESDFLEYAELISHKLRHHEKSFHYIGLLKAVMRLSMSSLKAADAKDIASSVTAIANEKLKAEKEANTGKKKTGGKKKQLLVDKPDDDLVVDAYDGVDDYDFM, from the exons ATGGAGGACTGGG AGGATGAGCAAATTCCATCTCTTGTTTCAAAGGAGCAACCTAAAAGTAGATGGGACGATGAAGAtgtagatgaagatgatgtgaAGGAGTCGtgggaagatgaagatgaacctACACCTGCTCTG GCACCTGAGCCAAAACCTCCAGCTGAAAAGGCCTCCAAGAAACCTGTCGCCAAAGCTGctgaaaagaaagggaaagctGTTGAAGTATCAAAGGAAGTACCCCTAGACCCTGTAGCTGAGAAGCTTCGTCAACAGAG ATTAGTGGAAGAAGCTGATTATAAATCCACTGCGGAACTATTTTCTACGCGAGGTGATGAGAAGACCCTTGATAATTTCATCCCTAAATCTGAAAGCGACTTTTTGGAATATGCTGAACTCATTTCACATAAGCTTCGTCACCATGAG AAAAGTTTTCACTATATTGGCTTATTGAAGGCAGTGATGAGATTATCAATGAGTAGTTTGAAAGCAGCGGATGCGAAAGATATTGCTTCTTCTGTCACTGCCATAGCAAACGAAAAATTAAAAGCAGAGAAAGAAGCCAATACTGGCAAAAAGAAGACAG GTGGGAAGAAAAAACAGCTACTTGTCGATAAGCCAGATGATGATTTGGTGGTTGATGCTTATGATGGTGTAGATGACTATGACTTCATGTGA
- the LOC119987698 gene encoding protein OPI10 homolog, protein MFGVVFPNRSFPIDMSTFAQIDTFHWILDMNTFVGEAYDQIREICIFLLNTFTLPADKALAVYVQSPGSPFVFCGAVTLARPSAVLSLNWPESGGQMELMAPDAAPVSAKIGISVEDLASLPSLDVAAEKRIERLAMKVGENLFNYMQSFCGVDGSKLIVPMDILDRWFKKFQERAKRDPEYLKGFEL, encoded by the coding sequence ATGTTCGGAGTAGTGTTTCCTAACCGGAGCTTCCCGATCGACATGTCTACTTTCGCCCAAATCGACACCTTCCACTGGATCCTCGACATGAACACTTTCGTTGGTGAAGCCTACGATCAAATTCGCGAAATCTGTATCTTTTTATTGAACACCTTCACGCTTCCAGCAGACAAGGCCCTCGCAGTCTACGTTCAGTCTCCGGGATCACCTTTCGTGTTCTGTGGTGCTGTTACTTTAGCCCGCCCGTCAGCGGTGCTCTCTCTCAATTGGCCTGAGTCAGGCGGTCAGATGGAGTTAATGGCGCCGGACGCTGCACCTGTGTCCGCTAAGATAGGGATTTCCGTGGAGGATTTGGCGTCGCTGCCTTCGTTGGATGTGGCGGCGGAGAAGAGAATCGAACGGCTGGCTATGAAAGTGGGGGAGAATCTATTCAATTACATGCAATCGTTTTGTGGTGTTGATGGGAGTAAGTTGATTGTGCCTATGGATATTTTGGACCGGTGGTTCAAGAAGTTCCAAGAGCGGGCTAAGCGAGACCCCGAGTACTTGAAAGGCTTTGAATTGTAA
- the LOC119989899 gene encoding uncharacterized protein LOC119989899 isoform X1, translating to MEKRSRNNCPGVRLIGGRIYDSENGKTCHQCRQKTRDFSAQCKNQKGKKICSINFCHKCLLNRYGEKAADVALLERWSCPKCKDICNCSFCMKARGHKPTGILAHTAKEHGFCSVSEMLKVNGPEIPETQTSSNKETVVVLPIKRGKENSFDGNSGTNVDSPEKFAITDESRSDKTKRRGLKEISNSSVDDNGALKKSRAKKPKICEDVNKKKVKTSEKDGCELKEKKKSEKQILKAASFDVDHNEDRNRGTCKDADFPIDVENDSGRSELKAAIDSAQVSEGPNCRDQILNGYYNGNAGASLNTTLKPCTVLGDASYEDASLIEGIRSDNEEAKQKAAIESCHFKMSAEEFQNEKFDAKIQLPQGSRLTIVEDVLLPHEDVGHALQFLEFCSSFGKVLNLKKGNTGIVIKEIALGQSGRRSYYSIVPWIHIRLLSLILEDRGEKSKSLNSTKGKHPWVQALGKLVSHYPYMSSEFSPDCFDGGIDGYGKLTITRRFKLLNFLCDEALSTKCLRRVIDDQNSKFLLGEKEAKEKVSVAKEKKKGLKQKMHDELAKVIMAKNGASLSISEHEALVSQIKSKAAEAHMEMLEAKGMAQKMGQRSDAVRTEPILSDANGSVLWKLRCYSGEPNVLLQDMGTLDSDAHDEKWFSYDDQKEEIEKCISSLKYVRALPFTLTRKRVLGRGRCLAA from the exons TGTCGGCAAAAGACAAGAGATTTCTCCGCCCAGTGTAAGAaccaaaaagggaagaaaatatGTTCCATTAATTTCTGTCACAAATGTCTTTTGAACAG GTATGGAGAGAAAGCAGCTGATGTGGCACTATTGGAACGGTGGAGTTGTCCAAAGTGTAAGGACATTTGCAATTGTAGCTTCTGCAT GAAAGCACGAGGTCACAAACCTACTGGTATACTTGCGCACACGGCAAAAGAACACGGGTTTTGTTCTGTTTCAGAAATGCTTAAAGTTAATGGCCCTGAAATACCCGAGACACAAACTTCTTCTAACAAG GAGACTGTAGTTGTTTTGCCCATAAAGAGAGGAAAGGAAAATTCCTTTGATGGAAACAGTGGTACAAATGTTGATTCTCCAGAAAAATTTGCAATAACAGATGAGAGTCGCTCAGATAAAACAAAACGACGAGGGTTGAAGGAAATAAGCAATAGCAGTGTAGACGATAATGGTGCATTAAAGAAGAGTAGggcaaagaagccaaaaatTTGTGAGGATGTTAATAAGAAGAAAGTGAAGACGAGTGAAAAGGATGGATGTGAActtaaggagaaaaaaaagtcTGAGAAACAGATTTTGAAGGCTGCTTCCTTTGATGTGGACCACAATGAAGACAGAAATAGGGGAACATGCAAAGATGCTGATTTTCCAATTGATGTTGAAAATGATAGTGGCAGAAGCGAGCTAAAAGCAGCCATAGACTCTGCTCAAGTTTCAGAGGGTCCAAATTGCAGAGACCAAATCTTGAATGGTTATTATAATGGTAATGCTGGTGCCAGCCTCAACACAACCTTAAAGCCTTGCACAGTTTTAGGTGATGCAAGTTATGAAGATGCATCACTCATAGAAGGCATTAGAAGTGATAATGAGGAAGCTAAGCAGAAGGCAGCAATAGAGTCATGCCATTTTAAGATGAGTGCTGAAGAATTTCAGAACGAAAAATTTGATGCTAAGATTCAATTGCCTCAAGGCTCCAGGTTGACAATTGTGGAAGACGTTCTGTTACCTCATGAAGATGTTGGGCATGCATTacaattcttagaattctgttCATCTTTCGGGAAG GTCCTAAATTTGAAGAAAGGAAACACTGGAATTGTAATTAAGGAAATTGCACTTGGGCAAAGTGGTCGTCGCTCGTACTACTCTATAGTACCCTGGATTCACATTCGATTATTGTCTTTAATACTGGAAGACAGGGGAGAAAA ATCTAAATCTCTTAATtcaacaaaaggaaaacatcCGTGGGTACAAGCTCTAGGGAAACTTGTCTCTCACTACCCGTACATGTCAAGTGAGTTCTCTCCTGACTGTTTCGACGGGGGCATTGATGGATATGGGAAACTAACTATCACAAGAAGGTTCAAGCTCTTGAACTTTCTATGTGATGAAGCACTTAGCACCAA GTGCTTGCGGAGGGTGATTgatgatcaaaattcaaaatttttactGGGGGAGAAGGAGGCTAAAGAAAAGGTTTCAGTAGCAAAGGAAAAG AAAAAGGGCTTGAAGCAGAAGATGCATGATGAATTGGCTAAAGTCATTATGGCAAAGAATGGGGCTTCCCTTTCAATTTCTGAGCATGAAGCTCTAGTTTCTCAAATAAAAAGTAAAGCAGCTGAAGCTCATATGGAGATGCTGGAGGCAAAGGGCATGGCACAAAAAA TGGGACAGAGATCTGATGCTGTTAGAACAGAGCCCATCCTTTCAGATGCTAATGGTTCTGTACTCTGGAAATTGAGGTGCTACAGTGGGGAACCAAATGTTTTGCTTCAAG ATATGGGGACCTTGGATTCTGATGCTCATGATGAAAAGTGGTTTTCTTATGACgaccagaaagaagaaattgagaaatGCATTTCTTCTTTAAAGTATGTTAGAGCTTTGCCTTTCACACTTAC GAGAAAACGGGTTCTAGGCCGCGGCCGCTGTTTGGCTGCATAA
- the LOC119989899 gene encoding uncharacterized protein LOC119989899 isoform X2, which yields MEKRSRNNCPGVRLIGGRIYDSENGKTCHQCRQKTRDFSAQCKNQKGKKICSINFCHKCLLNRYGEKAADVALLERWSCPKCKDICNCSFCMKARGHKPTGILAHTAKEHGFCSVSEMLKVNGPEIPETQTSSNKETVVVLPIKRGKENSFDGNSGTNVDSPEKFAITDESRSDKTKRRGLKEISNSSVDDNGALKKSRAKKPKICEDVNKKKVKTSEKDGCELKEKKKSEKQILKAASFDVDHNEDRNRGTCKDADFPIDVENDSGRSELKAAIDSAQVSEGPNCRDQILNGYYNGNAGASLNTTLKPCTVLGDASYEDASLIEGIRSDNEEAKQKAAIESCHFKMSAEEFQNEKFDAKIQLPQGSRLTIVEDVLLPHEDVGHALQFLEFCSSFGKVLNLKKGNTGIVIKEIALGQSGRRSYYSIVPWIHIRLLSLILEDRGEKSKSLNSTKGKHPWVQALGKLVSHYPYMSSEFSPDCFDGGIDGYGKLTITRRFKLLNFLCDEALSTKCLRRVIDDQNSKFLLGEKEAKEKVSVAKEKKKGLKQKMHDELAKVIMAKNGASLSISEHEALVSQIKSKAAEAHMEMLEAKGMAQKMGQRSDAVRTEPILSDANGSVLWKLRCYSGEPNVLLQDMGTLDSDAHDEKWFSYDDQKEEIEKCISSLKRKRVLGRGRCLAA from the exons TGTCGGCAAAAGACAAGAGATTTCTCCGCCCAGTGTAAGAaccaaaaagggaagaaaatatGTTCCATTAATTTCTGTCACAAATGTCTTTTGAACAG GTATGGAGAGAAAGCAGCTGATGTGGCACTATTGGAACGGTGGAGTTGTCCAAAGTGTAAGGACATTTGCAATTGTAGCTTCTGCAT GAAAGCACGAGGTCACAAACCTACTGGTATACTTGCGCACACGGCAAAAGAACACGGGTTTTGTTCTGTTTCAGAAATGCTTAAAGTTAATGGCCCTGAAATACCCGAGACACAAACTTCTTCTAACAAG GAGACTGTAGTTGTTTTGCCCATAAAGAGAGGAAAGGAAAATTCCTTTGATGGAAACAGTGGTACAAATGTTGATTCTCCAGAAAAATTTGCAATAACAGATGAGAGTCGCTCAGATAAAACAAAACGACGAGGGTTGAAGGAAATAAGCAATAGCAGTGTAGACGATAATGGTGCATTAAAGAAGAGTAGggcaaagaagccaaaaatTTGTGAGGATGTTAATAAGAAGAAAGTGAAGACGAGTGAAAAGGATGGATGTGAActtaaggagaaaaaaaagtcTGAGAAACAGATTTTGAAGGCTGCTTCCTTTGATGTGGACCACAATGAAGACAGAAATAGGGGAACATGCAAAGATGCTGATTTTCCAATTGATGTTGAAAATGATAGTGGCAGAAGCGAGCTAAAAGCAGCCATAGACTCTGCTCAAGTTTCAGAGGGTCCAAATTGCAGAGACCAAATCTTGAATGGTTATTATAATGGTAATGCTGGTGCCAGCCTCAACACAACCTTAAAGCCTTGCACAGTTTTAGGTGATGCAAGTTATGAAGATGCATCACTCATAGAAGGCATTAGAAGTGATAATGAGGAAGCTAAGCAGAAGGCAGCAATAGAGTCATGCCATTTTAAGATGAGTGCTGAAGAATTTCAGAACGAAAAATTTGATGCTAAGATTCAATTGCCTCAAGGCTCCAGGTTGACAATTGTGGAAGACGTTCTGTTACCTCATGAAGATGTTGGGCATGCATTacaattcttagaattctgttCATCTTTCGGGAAG GTCCTAAATTTGAAGAAAGGAAACACTGGAATTGTAATTAAGGAAATTGCACTTGGGCAAAGTGGTCGTCGCTCGTACTACTCTATAGTACCCTGGATTCACATTCGATTATTGTCTTTAATACTGGAAGACAGGGGAGAAAA ATCTAAATCTCTTAATtcaacaaaaggaaaacatcCGTGGGTACAAGCTCTAGGGAAACTTGTCTCTCACTACCCGTACATGTCAAGTGAGTTCTCTCCTGACTGTTTCGACGGGGGCATTGATGGATATGGGAAACTAACTATCACAAGAAGGTTCAAGCTCTTGAACTTTCTATGTGATGAAGCACTTAGCACCAA GTGCTTGCGGAGGGTGATTgatgatcaaaattcaaaatttttactGGGGGAGAAGGAGGCTAAAGAAAAGGTTTCAGTAGCAAAGGAAAAG AAAAAGGGCTTGAAGCAGAAGATGCATGATGAATTGGCTAAAGTCATTATGGCAAAGAATGGGGCTTCCCTTTCAATTTCTGAGCATGAAGCTCTAGTTTCTCAAATAAAAAGTAAAGCAGCTGAAGCTCATATGGAGATGCTGGAGGCAAAGGGCATGGCACAAAAAA TGGGACAGAGATCTGATGCTGTTAGAACAGAGCCCATCCTTTCAGATGCTAATGGTTCTGTACTCTGGAAATTGAGGTGCTACAGTGGGGAACCAAATGTTTTGCTTCAAG ATATGGGGACCTTGGATTCTGATGCTCATGATGAAAAGTGGTTTTCTTATGACgaccagaaagaagaaattgagaaatGCATTTCTTCTTTAAA GAGAAAACGGGTTCTAGGCCGCGGCCGCTGTTTGGCTGCATAA